The following proteins come from a genomic window of Candidatus Bathyarchaeota archaeon:
- a CDS encoding glutamine synthetase: MEKNEMIEKALEILKVNKIRWVNSTFTDIRGLIHDMVIPAREYLEGKAFTVGLGFDGSSVRGYKSINESDMIYAGSRHPDNIAMDKR; this comes from the coding sequence TTGGAAAAAAATGAAATGATTGAGAAGGCCCTAGAAATTTTAAAAGTAAATAAGATAAGATGGGTTAATTCAACATTCACAGATATACGCGGGTTAATACATGACATGGTTATACCCGCAAGAGAATACTTAGAGGGAAAGGCTTTCACAGTCGGACTAGGTTTTGACGGGTCATCTGTAAGAGGTTACAAGTCCATTAATGAATCAGATATGATATATGCCGGATCCAGGCACCCTGACAATATTGCCATGGACAAGCGATGA
- a CDS encoding AbrB/MazE/SpoVT family DNA-binding domain-containing protein produces the protein MEKDLGSRKVQCVGRGSFVISLPKEWVHEMKISKGSELIFKVLDDGSALLIPRKAFKERESEKPTLKEYWLHVRPEDDPASLHRKITALYVVGADIMHLRFRDKVSLQKHRATVNHLVKNNLLGSEIIDESENEITIRILINHPNLPVEMAIRRMAVLALAANKEVVSALKSEGDNFVKVVSEIYSDVSRLNLYVIRQLKYHLERGLLKDLGFKSPKEFLGYRIVANDIKNIAGNALNLANNILSLKKLIEDKTLVLKETLDEEVYMQITDFCSLMHQTFEETLKVMFKRDYGGADEIFSKIEKYSSIESNIAMTIFAKKLDPNIALTLGLILDAVRRIMEYCQNIAEITLNRTIEDFISQYI, from the coding sequence GTGGAGAAAGACTTAGGATCTAGAAAGGTTCAGTGCGTGGGCAGAGGCTCCTTTGTTATATCCCTGCCAAAAGAGTGGGTTCATGAGATGAAAATAAGTAAGGGAAGCGAACTCATATTCAAGGTATTAGATGATGGATCAGCGCTTCTCATCCCTAGAAAGGCCTTTAAGGAGCGCGAATCCGAGAAACCCACATTAAAGGAGTATTGGCTTCATGTTAGGCCTGAGGATGATCCGGCGTCCCTACATCGAAAGATAACGGCGCTTTACGTTGTTGGAGCGGACATCATGCACTTGAGATTTAGAGATAAAGTCAGCCTTCAAAAGCATAGGGCAACTGTGAACCATCTCGTTAAGAACAATCTCCTCGGTTCAGAGATAATTGATGAGAGCGAGAATGAGATTACCATTCGAATTCTAATAAACCATCCAAATCTACCAGTTGAAATGGCTATTAGAAGGATGGCTGTTTTAGCTCTCGCAGCCAATAAAGAGGTTGTCTCAGCATTAAAGAGTGAGGGGGATAATTTCGTGAAAGTTGTTTCTGAGATATATAGTGATGTTAGTAGGCTGAATCTCTACGTAATCCGCCAACTAAAATATCACCTGGAGCGCGGTCTACTCAAAGATTTAGGGTTTAAAAGTCCAAAGGAGTTCTTAGGCTACAGAATAGTTGCCAACGACATAAAGAATATAGCGGGTAATGCATTAAATTTAGCCAACAATATACTTTCGCTCAAAAAACTTATAGAAGATAAAACCCTAGTTCTGAAGGAAACATTAGACGAAGAAGTGTACATGCAAATCACTGACTTCTGCTCGCTGATGCACCAAACATTCGAGGAAACATTGAAAGTAATGTTTAAGAGGGACTATGGGGGAGCGGATGAAATCTTCTCAAAAATAGAGAAATACAGCAGCATAGAAAGTAATATTGCTATGACTATATTTGCTAAAAAATTGGATCCGAATATAGCATTAACCCTGGGGCTCATACTAGACGCGGTGAGAAGAATTATGGAATATTGTCAAAACATCGCCGAAATAACCCTGAACAGAACGATCGAGGACTTTATTTCACAGTATATCTGA